The Alicyclobacillus macrosporangiidus CPP55 genome segment GGCCATCATCAGCCCTGTTTCACCGCTTGAATCTCCAAGGACACTTGGACCTGATCCCCGACCAGGACGCCGCCCGTCTCCAGTGCCGCATTCCACTTCAGGCCGTAGTCGCTCCGGTTAATGGTCCCATTGGCGCTGAAGCCGGCGCGGATGCCGCCCCAAGGGTCCTTGCCCTGGCCCTCGTATGTCACCAGGAATGTCTCCGGGCGCGTCACGCCGCGAATGGTCAGGTCACCGGTCACCTCGTACTCGCCTTCGCTCTTCTTGACGATCCGAGTGGCCTTGAACGTCATCTTCGGATAGTTCTCGGCATCGAAGAAATCGGCCGAGCGCAGGTGGTTGTCCCGGTCCTCGTTGCGCGTGTCCACGCTGGCGACGTCCACCGTGAACTCGATACGGGCTGTCGTGAGGTCCTCCGGATCTGCCTCAACCACCGCGTCGAAGGTATGGAAAGTCCCCTTCACGCGGGAGATCACCATGTGCTTAATGCTGAAATCGACACTGCTGTGGGCGGGGTCAACCTTCCATTGCGATTTGGCCATGGTCCATCCTCCTCATACTTACAAAATCGCACCTGCTCACAAAATTACAGACCCTATCGGGAGTATGCCATGCCGTGAAGGGATTGTCAACCCGCTCCCTCTTCGACATCCATCTTCCCTCTTTGCATCGGTCTCAAACCGTCTGGCTGGCCGGGCGCGTGCGGCGGCGCCACCGGTGAAGACCGACGCCCGCCAGGCCAAACAGCACGGGGGCGAGGCACCACCACCACATGGTCACATCCTGGTACAACCATCCGGCCAAAAGCGCAGGCGCGAGCGCCAGCGCGAACGGTACCGTCGACCACAGCGGCCGCCACCAAAGGAGGATTCCCCCCAACAACAGCATGACTGCGAAGATCACGCCGGCTCCGCCGTCTCCCTCTAGCTGCGGGATGGCGTTTCCCACGCCCACGGCCGCGATGGCGTACGACTGCAACCCGATCCAGACCGCGGCCAACACGCAGATCAGGCCGGCGAATCCGTTCACCAGACGCCTCCGCCACAACTCTGCCGCCTCCTTTCTCTCGTCCCCTCCCATTGTACCAAGCCACCGGGTCGCATCCTGTCGAAGCGTGCACGCCCTCTGCGCAAAGCAGGAGGGCACGGGGAACCCCGTGCCCTCCTGGGAATTCGCCTGGCAACCCGCCGGTA includes the following:
- a CDS encoding YceI family protein — encoded protein: MAKSQWKVDPAHSSVDFSIKHMVISRVKGTFHTFDAVVEADPEDLTTARIEFTVDVASVDTRNEDRDNHLRSADFFDAENYPKMTFKATRIVKKSEGEYEVTGDLTIRGVTRPETFLVTYEGQGKDPWGGIRAGFSANGTINRSDYGLKWNAALETGGVLVGDQVQVSLEIQAVKQG